A stretch of the Helicoverpa zea isolate HzStark_Cry1AcR chromosome 29, ilHelZeax1.1, whole genome shotgun sequence genome encodes the following:
- the LOC124643987 gene encoding uncharacterized protein LOC124643987, whose protein sequence is MDPNDIDLESKCENLMNIVVESRKRFGRTCVDYFQKCLLVENKLLNLQVETISNYRFKPKNAVPSVDDDNSKDLEDLFVEIAEKQKRIENLRKKLKNTHEVVLQLEADAVGRKLRVPLTAERMLAQAKAKKI, encoded by the exons ATGG ACCCCAACGATATAGACTTAGAATCTAAATGCGAGAATCTGATGAACATAGTCGTAGAATCAAGAAAAAGGTTTGGCAGAACGTGCGTAGATTACTTCCAAAAATGTTTGTTGGTGGAGAACAAACTATTGAATTTACAAGTCGAAACGATTTCCAACTATCGTTTTAAACCTAAAAATGCTGTTCCAAGTGTAGACGATGATAATTCTAAGGATTTGGAAGATTTATTCGTTGAAATTGCTGAGAAACAAAAGCGTATTGAGAACTTGAGGAAAAAATTGAAGAATACGCATGAAGTTGTGTTACAACTAGAAGCCGATGCGGTTGGAAGGAAACTGCGCGTCCCTCTTACTGCTGAAAGGATGCTTGCACAAGCGAAAGCTAAGAAAATATAG
- the LOC124643985 gene encoding protein D3-like — translation MISRKSFELRTHIAVNRARWQDSNLRVLLILTLVVTILFDLKGAKGQTMTELQSLFKEHCVVPDVISIPPPDVLTVKYPSGSTVETAKELTPTQVKDQPTVTWAAKEQEYYTLAMVDPDAPSREHPKFREWHHWLVGNILGTNIGKGEILSDYIGSGPPKGTGLHRYVFLVYKQPEKCDFSKVIKLPNNSGDKRGKFSIAKFAQQFKLGTPVAGNFYVAKYDDYVPKLYAKLKG, via the coding sequence ATGATCAGTAGAAAATCTTTCGAACTTCGGACACATATCGCAGTTAATAGGGCACGTTGGCAAGATAGCAATCTCCGTGTATTATTAATTCTTACGTTAGTAGTGACTATTTTATTCGATTTGAAGGGAGCGAAAGGCCAAACGATGACTGAACTACAATCTCTTTTTAAAGAGCACTGTGTCGTCCCTGATGTGATAAGCATTCCACCTCCAGATGTATTGACTGTTAAGTACCCCAGCGGTTCGACTGTGGAGACAGCCAAAGAACTCACCCCCACCCAAGTGAAAGATCAGCCTACAGTAACATGGGCCGCTAAGGAACAAGAATATTATACTCTGGCTATGGTGGACCCCGATGCCCCCAGCCGTGAACATCCCAAGTTCCGTGAATGGCATCACTGGCTCGTTGGCAATATTCTTGGCACAAATATTGGCAAAGGTGAAATATTATCTGACTACATTGGGTCAGGCCCCCCAAAAGGAACAGGATTACATCGCtatgtatttttagtttataaacAGCCAGAAAAATGCGATTTTTCTAAAGTTATTAAGCTGCCGAATAACTCTGGTGACAAAAGAGGAAAGTTTTCCATTGCAAAATTCGCCCAACAATTCAAACTTGGAACCCCGGTTGCTGGAAACTTCTATGTTGCCAAATATGACGACTATGTGCCAAAATTATACGCAAAATTAAAGGGGTAA
- the LOC124643989 gene encoding eukaryotic translation initiation factor eIF1, translating to MSIQNLNTFDPFADAIKSSEDDVQDGLVHVRIQQRNGRKTLTTVQGLSSEYDLKKIVRACKKEFACNGTVVEHPEYGEVLQLQGDQRENICQWLTKSGLVKPEQLKVHGF from the coding sequence ATGTCCATCCAGAATCTGAACACATTCGACCCATTCGCCGATGCTATCAAAAGCTCGGAAGACGACGTTCAAGATGGTCTAGTCCACGTCCGAATCCAGCAGCGGAACGGGCGTAAGACGCTGACAACGGTGCAGGGCCTGTCGTCGGAATATGACCTGAAGAAGATTGTGCGGGCATGCAAGAAGGAGTTCGCGTGCAACGGAACCGTCGTGGAGCACCCGGAGTACGGCGAGGTGCTGCAGCTTCAGGGCGACCAGCGCGAGAACATTTGCCAGTGGCTGACTAAGTCGGGCCTCGTCAAGCCCGAGCAGCTCAAGGTGCACGGCTTCTGA